In one Desulfallas thermosapovorans DSM 6562 genomic region, the following are encoded:
- a CDS encoding CotS family spore coat protein, whose amino-acid sequence MSTELYSTAGAVLSDYGLKPGEIKIMQSGGIKTVWKIKTGEGTFCLKRLRHSKEKALFSINAQKHMVNNGAKVPGIFPSLKGEDYVEFQGHLFVLYEWIEGRSIKLSRDLKVALAALAQFHVDSAGYNPPAGCRVSSKLDGLGNYYQSVLKRFNEWEKQALEKPQHPVCRAFLAEIEQMTRLGLECYELLKTSHYAGWVEDIRQRGNLCHQDYGDGNAIITPKGVYVLDLDGVTFDLPSRDLRKIIIKIMSGRKGWNLDQLREMLAWYEKVNPLDEDKRRVLYIDLLFPHELHDNAKNYFIKGKSIKPGDITQTCTIAGQKIKILSALIKGA is encoded by the coding sequence ATGTCTACTGAATTATACAGTACCGCCGGTGCGGTACTTTCCGATTATGGATTAAAACCCGGAGAAATAAAAATAATGCAAAGCGGCGGTATTAAAACGGTGTGGAAAATAAAGACGGGTGAAGGAACTTTCTGTTTAAAAAGATTACGGCATAGCAAAGAAAAGGCGCTGTTCTCAATTAATGCCCAAAAACACATGGTGAATAACGGAGCCAAGGTACCGGGAATTTTCCCATCCCTAAAGGGTGAGGATTATGTTGAATTTCAGGGCCACTTGTTTGTTCTTTATGAATGGATAGAGGGACGAAGCATTAAACTGTCACGGGACTTAAAGGTAGCTCTGGCCGCGCTGGCACAATTCCATGTTGATTCGGCGGGCTACAATCCCCCTGCGGGGTGCCGTGTTTCTTCCAAACTTGACGGGCTGGGCAACTATTACCAATCCGTATTAAAACGCTTTAATGAATGGGAGAAACAAGCACTGGAAAAACCGCAGCACCCTGTATGCCGCGCTTTTTTAGCTGAAATAGAGCAAATGACACGTTTGGGCCTGGAATGTTACGAATTGCTGAAAACATCCCACTACGCCGGTTGGGTTGAAGACATCAGACAGCGGGGCAATTTGTGTCACCAGGATTATGGTGACGGAAACGCCATCATTACACCGAAGGGGGTATACGTATTGGACCTGGACGGGGTAACCTTCGATTTACCCAGCCGGGATTTACGCAAAATTATTATTAAAATCATGTCCGGACGCAAAGGGTGGAATCTGGATCAATTAAGGGAAATGCTGGCCTGGTATGAAAAGGTAAACCCGCTGGATGAAGATAAACGCCGGGTTTTATATATTGATTTACTTTTTCCTCATGAATTACATGACAACGCCAAAAATTATTTTATCAAGGGAAAATCCATCAAACCCGGTGATATAACCCAAACCTGCACCATAGCCGGGCAAAAAATTAAAATTTTATCAGCGTTGATTAAAGGAGCGTGA